The following are from one region of the Amylibacter sp. IMCC11727 genome:
- a CDS encoding phosphotransferase family protein encodes MTDDTQTLDAPRVAAYLSDKIEGFSGPIEVEKFQVGQSNPTFLLRTPAKNYVLRRKPPGVLLKSAHAVDREFRVQSALAGTDVPVAKMHHLCEDDDVIGSMFYVMDAIDGRNHTLPTMPDVDNTRRGAVIDEMNRVLAALHDVNIDDVGLSDYGAPGNYYERQIGRWTKQYRASETVDVPAMNELMERLVEQMPADDGQRTLVHGDYRIDNMMFEHDGPKCLAVLDWELSTTGHPYADLAAVIMQWQMPANKEGRGFAGIDRHEIGVPTDAEFIAAYCERRGIGPIDNFGFYLAFNFFRMTGIIQGVLKRALDGNASNPERGIQMGQYVPVFANAGLQALNKG; translated from the coding sequence ATGACCGACGATACCCAAACCCTAGATGCCCCGCGCGTGGCCGCCTACCTCTCGGACAAAATCGAAGGGTTTTCTGGCCCCATCGAGGTCGAAAAATTCCAAGTCGGCCAATCCAACCCCACCTTTTTGTTGCGCACCCCTGCCAAAAACTACGTCCTGCGCCGCAAACCCCCAGGCGTTCTCCTGAAATCCGCCCACGCCGTAGACCGCGAGTTTCGCGTGCAATCTGCACTCGCAGGCACCGACGTCCCCGTCGCGAAAATGCACCACCTGTGCGAAGACGACGATGTGATCGGCTCCATGTTCTACGTCATGGACGCCATTGACGGGCGCAACCACACGCTGCCCACCATGCCCGATGTGGACAACACCCGCCGCGGTGCCGTCATTGACGAAATGAACCGCGTCCTTGCCGCACTGCATGACGTGAACATCGACGATGTGGGGCTGTCCGACTACGGCGCACCTGGCAATTACTACGAACGCCAAATCGGTCGCTGGACCAAACAATACCGCGCGTCTGAAACCGTAGACGTCCCTGCGATGAACGAACTCATGGAACGCCTTGTCGAACAAATGCCCGCAGACGATGGCCAGCGCACTCTCGTACACGGCGATTATCGCATCGACAACATGATGTTCGAACATGACGGCCCGAAATGCCTTGCGGTGCTCGATTGGGAACTTTCCACCACAGGTCACCCCTACGCCGATCTCGCTGCTGTCATCATGCAATGGCAAATGCCCGCCAACAAAGAGGGCCGTGGCTTCGCAGGCATCGACCGCCATGAAATCGGCGTGCCAACCGACGCAGAGTTCATCGCCGCCTATTGTGAACGGCGCGGCATCGGACCGATTGACAACTTCGGCTTCTACCTCGCCTTCAACTTTTTCCGCATGACGGGCATTATCCAAGGCGTGCTAAAACGCGCCCTCGACGGCAACGCCTCCAATCCCGAACGCGGCATCCAGATGGGCCAATACGTGCCTGTCTTTGCCAACGCGGGCCTGCAAGCGCTGAACAAAGGGTAG
- a CDS encoding IclR family transcriptional regulator, with translation MGNVHLVPDIEEDKDRNFVTALARGLDVLRCFRPHEALLSNSEIAARTGLPKPTVSRLLHTLCKLDYLTCDEATGNYRLSSGVLTLGFGVIAGMEIADRAKDILLELRDGPNSYITAAVAQAHMTDAVYIAVERSREDISLAITIGARLPLFFSAIGRANLVAMSDADLETAFDYGAKLLPDSFAAQKASYASAKAEYAQKGYCSSFGDWRKDVHGIAVPIKTLDGRVFAINAGGPAINVKQKQLETVYAPRLIAAAKTLSLQP, from the coding sequence ATGGGTAACGTTCATCTCGTCCCAGACATCGAAGAAGACAAGGATCGCAATTTTGTCACGGCTCTGGCCCGTGGCCTCGATGTGTTGCGCTGTTTTCGCCCACATGAAGCGCTGCTCAGCAATTCTGAAATCGCCGCGCGCACGGGCCTGCCAAAACCCACTGTATCGCGCCTGCTTCATACACTGTGCAAACTCGATTACCTTACGTGTGACGAGGCCACAGGCAACTATCGCTTGTCCTCTGGTGTCCTCACACTCGGATTTGGTGTCATCGCAGGCATGGAAATCGCGGACCGCGCCAAAGACATTTTGTTAGAGTTACGCGACGGCCCTAACAGTTACATCACCGCTGCCGTGGCTCAGGCCCATATGACAGACGCGGTCTATATCGCCGTAGAACGCTCCCGCGAAGACATCTCGCTCGCCATTACAATCGGCGCACGCTTGCCGCTGTTCTTTTCTGCCATTGGCCGCGCCAATTTGGTGGCCATGTCCGACGCGGACCTAGAAACCGCCTTTGACTACGGCGCCAAACTTCTGCCCGACAGCTTTGCCGCGCAAAAAGCCAGCTATGCCAGCGCCAAAGCAGAATATGCTCAAAAAGGATACTGCTCCTCCTTTGGGGATTGGCGCAAAGACGTTCATGGCATCGCCGTGCCGATCAAAACCCTCGATGGGCGCGTCTTTGCCATCAACGCGGGCGGCCCCGCCATCAACGTAAAACAGAAACAGCTTGAAACGGTCTATGCCCCGCGCTTGATCGCGGCGGCCAAAACGCTCAGTTTACAACCATGA
- a CDS encoding PaaI family thioesterase, with protein sequence MTDTKDLLEDPYEYQKLIGFDIVEWEQDHAKLHLQLATKHGNRYGIPHGGIHATLLDTCMGFAGCYTGDRETPQLAMTLSLTVQYLSRPKGTLLIATGRKTGGGRKTFFAEGDITDDTGELIAKGTGTFRYRS encoded by the coding sequence ATGACCGACACCAAAGACCTGCTCGAAGACCCTTATGAATATCAAAAACTAATCGGGTTTGATATTGTGGAATGGGAACAAGACCACGCCAAACTGCACCTGCAACTGGCCACCAAACATGGTAACCGCTATGGCATCCCGCATGGGGGCATCCACGCCACTTTGCTTGACACCTGCATGGGGTTCGCAGGCTGCTACACAGGGGATCGCGAAACTCCACAACTGGCCATGACCCTGTCGCTCACCGTGCAATACCTATCCCGCCCCAAAGGCACGCTTTTGATCGCCACAGGCAGAAAAACAGGCGGCGGGCGCAAAACATTCTTTGCCGAAGGGGACATCACTGATGACACAGGCGAGTTGATTGCGAAAGGAACGGGGACCTTTCGTTACAGAAGCTAA
- a CDS encoding SDR family NAD(P)-dependent oxidoreductase yields MTIEFNNQVAIVTGAGIGLGREHALGLAKRGAKVVVNDLGAAQDGQGQSTSAADSVVAEIIAMGGEAMAHGADVSNESQVKDMVQQTMDKWGRIDILINNAGILRDKTFAKMSLDDFKKVVDVHLIGTATVTHTVWPIMREQGYGRIVLTASSSGLYGNFGQSNYGAAKAAMMGLMNVLHLEGARDNIRVNVLAPTATTRMTEELFSPEVGELLDPATITPGVLYLVSENAPSRVIMGAGGGSFAQTRVYETKGITLAGDDITPENVAAQWDQITDPDGQEILTQAFEQTGKYAKNAAQLAGVKLEK; encoded by the coding sequence ATGACCATCGAATTTAACAACCAAGTCGCCATCGTCACAGGTGCAGGCATCGGCCTTGGTCGCGAACATGCGCTGGGCCTCGCCAAGCGCGGCGCAAAGGTCGTTGTCAACGATCTGGGTGCAGCCCAAGACGGGCAGGGCCAATCCACCTCCGCCGCTGACAGTGTGGTTGCTGAAATCATCGCCATGGGTGGCGAAGCCATGGCGCACGGCGCAGATGTTTCGAACGAATCCCAAGTCAAAGACATGGTTCAACAAACCATGGACAAATGGGGCCGTATCGACATCCTGATCAACAACGCAGGCATCCTACGGGACAAGACCTTCGCCAAGATGAGCCTCGATGACTTCAAAAAAGTCGTCGATGTACACCTGATCGGTACGGCCACTGTGACCCACACCGTTTGGCCGATCATGCGCGAACAAGGCTATGGCCGCATCGTTCTAACGGCCTCCAGTTCGGGTCTCTACGGCAACTTCGGCCAATCCAACTATGGCGCGGCCAAAGCCGCCATGATGGGCTTGATGAACGTGCTGCATCTGGAAGGCGCGCGCGACAACATCCGCGTCAACGTCCTCGCCCCCACCGCCACAACCCGCATGACCGAAGAGCTGTTTTCGCCCGAAGTGGGCGAACTCCTCGACCCTGCCACCATCACACCAGGCGTTCTTTACCTCGTGTCCGAAAACGCCCCATCGCGGGTGATCATGGGCGCAGGCGGCGGCTCTTTCGCGCAAACCCGCGTCTATGAGACCAAGGGCATCACCCTTGCAGGCGACGACATTACCCCCGAAAACGTGGCCGCCCAATGGGATCAAATCACTGATCCGGACGGCCAAGAAATCCTCACCCAAGCCTTTGAACAAACAGGTAAATACGCCAAAAACGCTGCCCAATTGGCTGGCGTCAAACTCGAAAAGTAA
- a CDS encoding branched-chain amino acid ABC transporter substrate-binding protein has protein sequence MIKKTKLGIAVTLAATLSASVAFAETIKIAFVDPLSGPFATTGTNGAAEWEFAAEELVNKKGGVLGGKKFEVVTFDNKMSGKESLIQVQVAIDQGIRYIAQGNSSGIAAAITDAVNKHNRRNPDDRVLFLNYSAVDPVLTNDKCNFWHFRFDANADIKMDALTDVMAARDDLKKVYLIGQDYSFGKAVAAAAERDIAKKRPDVEIVGNELHPIGKVKDFTPYARKIVASGADSVITGNWGSDMVGLGKAIIEAGFEGQIYTYYAASNGITRTFGEDGKGHLNLVHEGQLNPAPSDRASAYVDAFEAKYPDHDISQARIANAVEMLAKAIEIAGTADDVVPVAYALEGMEHDSIWGGKVFMRPDDHQAIQNVHIGAHTNENIRHPLDNSEYGLLDTTTVEMAAMDSPTTCKMKRP, from the coding sequence ATGATCAAAAAGACCAAGCTCGGCATTGCCGTCACACTCGCAGCCACGCTCTCCGCGTCTGTTGCTTTTGCTGAAACGATTAAGATTGCTTTCGTTGACCCACTGTCAGGTCCGTTTGCAACAACAGGGACAAACGGCGCAGCTGAATGGGAATTCGCTGCTGAAGAACTCGTGAACAAAAAAGGTGGTGTTCTGGGCGGCAAAAAATTTGAAGTCGTCACATTCGACAACAAAATGTCCGGTAAAGAATCCCTGATCCAAGTGCAGGTCGCCATCGACCAAGGCATCCGCTACATCGCGCAGGGCAACTCCTCTGGTATCGCAGCGGCGATCACAGATGCGGTTAACAAACACAACCGCCGTAACCCTGATGACCGCGTTCTGTTCCTGAACTATTCTGCGGTTGATCCGGTTCTGACAAACGACAAATGTAACTTCTGGCACTTCCGCTTTGATGCAAACGCAGACATTAAAATGGACGCTTTGACAGATGTCATGGCGGCGCGCGACGACCTGAAAAAGGTTTATCTGATCGGCCAAGACTACTCATTTGGTAAGGCGGTTGCCGCCGCTGCAGAGCGCGACATTGCCAAGAAACGTCCAGACGTTGAAATCGTTGGCAACGAACTTCACCCAATCGGCAAAGTAAAAGACTTCACACCTTACGCACGTAAGATTGTGGCCTCTGGTGCGGATTCCGTTATCACAGGGAACTGGGGCTCCGATATGGTTGGCCTTGGTAAAGCCATCATCGAAGCAGGTTTTGAAGGCCAGATTTACACCTACTACGCCGCATCAAACGGGATCACGCGTACATTTGGTGAAGACGGCAAAGGCCACTTGAACCTCGTACACGAAGGCCAACTTAACCCTGCACCGTCTGATCGTGCATCTGCCTATGTTGACGCTTTCGAAGCAAAATACCCAGACCACGACATTTCACAGGCGCGTATCGCAAACGCTGTTGAAATGTTGGCAAAAGCAATCGAAATCGCAGGCACTGCGGATGATGTTGTTCCTGTTGCCTACGCGCTCGAAGGTATGGAGCATGACAGCATCTGGGGCGGCAAAGTCTTCATGCGCCCAGACGATCACCAAGCCATTCAAAACGTTCACATCGGTGCGCACACGAATGAAAACATTCGTCACCCGCTCGATAACTCTGAATATGGCTTGTTGGACACAACAACAGTTGAAATGGCTGCAATGGACAGCCCGACAACTTGTAAAATGAAACGCCCATAA
- a CDS encoding branched-chain amino acid ABC transporter permease, whose product MDLILVNLIDGLVFGLLLFMLSSGLTLIFSMMGVLNFAHASFYMLGAYFGYQISTVLGIGFIGGLIVAPIIVGVAGAAIERYGLRRVHQYGHVPELIFTFGLALLIQEVVKLFWGQNQIPYFEPTYLDFALFSVGDNAIKAYKVFMIFISLTIFGGLLYILTKTRIGMIIQAALSYPKTVEALGHNVPFVFMGVFGVGTALAGVAGVIAGPALGTFPGMAFTLGSIVFVTIVVGGLGSLWGALVASLLIGWMTTFAASYNIKMSDILEGIGLTKPEVMSDSMFQDLWTLTLPQIGPILPYLLMVLILVFRPQGLLGKRES is encoded by the coding sequence ATGGACCTGATACTTGTGAATCTAATTGATGGGCTGGTCTTTGGCCTTTTGCTCTTCATGCTCTCAAGCGGCTTGACGCTGATCTTCTCAATGATGGGCGTTCTCAACTTCGCCCACGCCAGCTTTTATATGCTGGGCGCTTATTTCGGGTATCAGATTTCCACGGTTCTCGGCATTGGCTTTATCGGTGGCTTGATCGTTGCACCGATTATCGTTGGTGTCGCAGGGGCCGCGATTGAACGCTACGGCCTGCGCCGCGTCCACCAATACGGCCACGTGCCAGAATTGATCTTCACCTTCGGCCTCGCGCTGCTGATCCAAGAGGTGGTGAAACTGTTCTGGGGTCAAAACCAAATCCCATATTTCGAGCCAACCTACCTTGATTTCGCTTTGTTCTCCGTGGGGGACAATGCTATCAAAGCCTACAAAGTGTTCATGATCTTTATCTCTCTGACTATCTTTGGCGGCCTTCTCTACATCCTCACTAAAACCCGCATCGGTATGATCATTCAGGCCGCACTCAGCTATCCTAAAACAGTCGAAGCCTTGGGCCATAACGTGCCCTTCGTCTTCATGGGCGTCTTTGGGGTAGGGACGGCGCTTGCAGGGGTCGCTGGTGTTATTGCTGGTCCCGCCCTTGGCACATTCCCTGGCATGGCCTTCACCCTTGGCTCTATCGTGTTCGTGACAATCGTTGTAGGTGGCCTCGGCTCGCTCTGGGGCGCCCTCGTCGCATCGCTTCTGATCGGCTGGATGACCACATTCGCGGCCAGCTACAACATCAAGATGTCCGACATTCTCGAAGGCATTGGCCTCACCAAACCCGAAGTGATGTCCGACAGCATGTTCCAAGATCTATGGACCCTGACATTGCCGCAAATCGGCCCGATCCTTCCTTACCTCTTGATGGTGCTGATCCTCGTGTTCCGCCCACAAGGTCTGCTCGGAAAGCGTGAATCATGA
- a CDS encoding histidine phosphatase family protein, whose protein sequence is MAELLVIRHGQASFGAANYDKLSDLGHVQSQLVGEALKTRGWTPDRVVIGGQVRHRETLEGMGYTDGEIEVDAGFNEYDFHDLLHARYDGNVPDLILGDRKTHFRSLRETVFEWQAGGLPNANESWLDFTTRIESALTKATREGAEKILVVSSGGVIGQITANTVGGPAKMMMTLNLQIKNTGLTKFIVSGPKRFLHEFNATPHLDVPEHADKLTYS, encoded by the coding sequence GTGGCTGAACTCCTTGTCATACGCCACGGCCAAGCCTCTTTTGGGGCTGCCAACTATGACAAACTCTCTGACCTCGGCCATGTGCAATCCCAACTGGTGGGCGAGGCCCTCAAAACACGCGGTTGGACCCCTGACCGCGTGGTCATCGGTGGCCAAGTCCGCCACCGCGAAACGCTGGAAGGCATGGGCTACACGGACGGCGAAATCGAGGTGGACGCAGGCTTTAACGAATACGATTTCCACGATCTGCTTCACGCCCGTTATGATGGCAACGTGCCCGACCTCATCCTTGGGGATCGCAAAACCCACTTTCGCTCCTTGCGCGAAACCGTCTTTGAATGGCAGGCAGGCGGCCTGCCAAACGCAAACGAGAGCTGGCTTGATTTCACCACCCGTATCGAATCTGCCCTGACCAAAGCCACCCGCGAAGGCGCTGAGAAAATACTCGTCGTCTCCTCAGGCGGCGTGATTGGCCAAATCACTGCAAATACCGTGGGCGGCCCTGCCAAAATGATGATGACCTTGAATTTGCAGATAAAAAACACGGGCCTAACAAAGTTCATTGTTTCAGGCCCCAAACGGTTCTTACACGAATTCAACGCCACCCCGCATCTGGATGTGCCAGAACACGCGGATAAGCTCACCTACAGTTAG
- a CDS encoding acetyl-CoA C-acyltransferase: MRDAVIVSTARTPIGKAYRGAFNATPGQQLAGHAVEHAVKRAGIEGAEVDDLIMGAAIQQGSTGTNVARQAAIRAGLGVTVPGMSLDRQCASGMMAIATAAKQVITDNMDIVVGGGVESVSTVQGPKMFVEGDPWMKENQPDMYMSMLETAETVAARYGVTREDQDAYAAQSQERTHLAQQAGAFDDEIVPMTSVMKVMNKETKEVTEHEVTLEKDEGNRPGTTAESLAGLQPVFKDGLVIKEGKFITAGNASQLSDGASASVVMEAKVAEKKGLQPLGRYVGMMAAGLKPDEMGIGPIYAVPKLLKAHGLTVDDIDLWEFNEAFAVQVLHSARTIGIPNELMNVNGGAISIGHPYGMSGARMVGHALIEGKRRNAKYVVCTMCVGGGMGAAGLFEVL; encoded by the coding sequence ATGCGTGACGCAGTCATCGTTTCAACCGCTCGGACCCCAATCGGCAAAGCCTACCGCGGCGCTTTCAACGCCACACCTGGCCAACAACTCGCGGGCCACGCGGTTGAACACGCCGTAAAACGCGCAGGTATCGAAGGGGCTGAAGTGGACGATCTCATTATGGGTGCCGCGATCCAGCAAGGCTCCACAGGCACCAACGTCGCCCGCCAAGCCGCCATCCGCGCAGGCCTCGGCGTCACGGTTCCGGGCATGTCGCTCGATCGTCAGTGTGCCTCTGGCATGATGGCCATCGCCACGGCGGCCAAGCAAGTGATCACCGACAACATGGATATCGTTGTGGGCGGCGGTGTTGAATCCGTGTCCACCGTGCAAGGCCCCAAAATGTTTGTTGAGGGCGACCCGTGGATGAAAGAAAACCAGCCCGACATGTACATGTCCATGCTCGAAACCGCCGAAACCGTGGCCGCCCGCTACGGCGTCACCCGCGAAGACCAAGACGCCTACGCCGCTCAATCCCAAGAGCGCACGCATCTGGCCCAACAGGCAGGCGCGTTCGACGATGAAATCGTGCCCATGACCTCTGTTATGAAGGTGATGAACAAAGAAACCAAAGAAGTCACAGAACACGAAGTCACTCTTGAAAAAGACGAAGGCAACCGCCCAGGCACCACAGCAGAATCCCTCGCAGGATTGCAGCCTGTGTTCAAAGACGGCCTCGTCATCAAAGAAGGCAAGTTCATCACCGCTGGCAACGCGTCCCAACTGTCTGACGGCGCATCTGCATCTGTCGTGATGGAAGCCAAAGTCGCCGAGAAAAAGGGCTTGCAGCCGCTTGGCCGCTACGTTGGCATGATGGCCGCTGGCTTGAAGCCTGATGAAATGGGCATCGGTCCAATCTACGCCGTGCCAAAACTGCTCAAGGCGCATGGGTTGACTGTGGATGATATCGACCTCTGGGAATTCAACGAAGCCTTCGCCGTTCAGGTGTTGCATTCCGCCCGCACCATCGGCATCCCGAACGAGCTGATGAATGTGAACGGCGGCGCAATTTCCATCGGCCACCCCTACGGCATGTCAGGGGCCCGCATGGTCGGCCACGCCCTGATCGAAGGCAAACGCCGCAACGCCAAATACGTCGTTTGCACCATGTGTGTCGGCGGCGGCATGGGCGCTGCTGGTTTGTTTGAAGTCCTTTAA
- a CDS encoding nitronate monooxygenase family protein — protein MTRPWNATHPDAHLPKALQGLRIPAVGSPLFIISVPALVIAQCKAGIIGSFPALNAREGEGEHPLLDTWLTQIKEELDAHNQANPDTPAAPYAVNQIVHRSNGRLERDIEICVKHEVPVWITSLGARVEVNEAAHSCGGIVLHDIINNFFAKKAIEKGADGLIAVAAGAGGHAGPQSPFALIQEIREWFDGPLLLSGSIATGKAVLAAQAMGADMGYIGSPFIATKEANAVEGYKDAIVDGSASDIVTSSLFTGVSGNYLRPSIEAAGMDPDNLPSADSSSMNFSSGSSKPKAWKEIWGAGQGIGAVKSVEPAGALVDRIASEYHAALAKLSA, from the coding sequence ATGACCCGCCCATGGAACGCCACACACCCCGACGCCCACCTGCCCAAAGCCCTCCAAGGCCTGCGCATCCCTGCCGTCGGCTCCCCCTTGTTCATCATCTCGGTCCCCGCACTTGTAATCGCGCAGTGCAAGGCAGGCATCATCGGCTCTTTCCCCGCGCTCAACGCCCGCGAAGGTGAAGGCGAACACCCACTGCTTGACACATGGCTCACCCAGATCAAAGAAGAACTGGACGCTCACAACCAAGCCAACCCGGACACCCCCGCTGCACCCTATGCCGTGAACCAAATCGTTCACCGCTCCAACGGTCGGCTGGAACGGGATATTGAAATCTGTGTAAAACATGAAGTCCCCGTCTGGATCACATCCCTTGGCGCACGGGTCGAAGTCAACGAAGCCGCCCATTCCTGCGGCGGCATCGTCCTGCACGACATCATCAACAATTTCTTCGCCAAAAAGGCGATTGAAAAGGGCGCAGACGGCCTCATCGCTGTGGCCGCAGGGGCAGGGGGCCACGCTGGCCCACAATCCCCCTTCGCCCTCATCCAAGAAATCCGCGAATGGTTTGACGGCCCACTGTTGCTGTCAGGCTCCATCGCCACGGGCAAAGCGGTGCTCGCCGCGCAAGCCATGGGCGCAGACATGGGCTACATCGGCTCCCCTTTCATCGCGACCAAGGAAGCAAACGCAGTTGAGGGGTACAAAGACGCCATCGTTGACGGCTCCGCTTCCGATATTGTCACCTCCAGCCTGTTCACAGGTGTTTCAGGCAACTACCTTCGCCCGTCGATTGAGGCTGCGGGCATGGACCCCGACAATCTACCAAGCGCTGACAGTTCATCCATGAACTTTTCCTCAGGCTCTTCAAAACCCAAAGCATGGAAAGAAATCTGGGGCGCAGGGCAAGGCATCGGCGCGGTCAAATCTGTTGAACCCGCTGGCGCGCTCGTGGATCGTATCGCCTCCGAATACCACGCCGCCTTGGCGAAACTCTCTGCATAA
- a CDS encoding class I adenylate-forming enzyme family protein, with product MDRLHQILDGKPSDALALIDHDGTRVSYGDLRLEVSALAAILKNHGVRGGDRVVLVSENSVLFAAMVFAASALNAWLILVNARQSADEIAAIEAHATPRCVVFTHDVSAPARDHAARMEATKIGALASGAVWATKVRDVDVEPVDADDNQVAVLLYTTGTTSAPKGVMLTHKNLLFCSGYSAQFNRLVPEDRVVGVLPGTHIYALSSVFLPAMTAGASLEFVPRFDVPKVLSMLRGGATRFPAVPQMFAAIMQHLDEAGEDLNAPSLVNLVTGGAPLDPGLKARVEKVFGLPLNNGYGMTETSPSISSTHNDHPREDVGVGVPYDWIDVRIWEPNKDGVGEIQVRGDNVMRGYYRAPDKTAEVMTKDGFFRTGDLGRFDEGGGLHVVGRSKELIIRSGFNVYPPEIEAMLSKHPNVYQVAVIGRQVPGNEEILAFVKVTGDVGEDALKAWLKDRLVAYKVPSHVFVVDAYPAAATGKILKHKLLGHFADLIAERDS from the coding sequence ATGGACAGATTGCATCAGATTTTGGATGGCAAACCCAGTGACGCCCTTGCGTTGATTGACCATGACGGTACGCGCGTGAGTTATGGCGACCTGCGCCTGGAGGTGTCCGCGCTGGCCGCGATTTTAAAAAATCACGGTGTGCGCGGCGGGGATCGCGTGGTGCTGGTTTCAGAAAATTCCGTGCTGTTTGCGGCCATGGTTTTTGCGGCCAGTGCGTTGAATGCGTGGCTGATCCTTGTGAATGCACGCCAATCTGCAGATGAAATAGCGGCAATCGAGGCCCATGCAACACCGCGCTGTGTGGTGTTTACGCATGATGTATCCGCCCCCGCACGGGATCACGCAGCGCGGATGGAGGCAACAAAGATCGGGGCGCTGGCCAGTGGTGCGGTTTGGGCCACCAAGGTGCGCGATGTGGACGTGGAACCCGTAGATGCGGATGACAATCAAGTGGCGGTGTTGCTGTACACCACTGGCACGACAAGCGCGCCCAAGGGTGTGATGCTGACCCATAAGAACCTGTTGTTTTGTTCCGGGTATTCGGCGCAATTCAACCGTTTGGTTCCAGAGGATCGTGTGGTTGGCGTATTACCCGGCACGCATATTTACGCGCTGAGTTCTGTGTTTCTGCCCGCCATGACGGCAGGTGCATCGCTGGAGTTTGTGCCACGCTTTGACGTGCCAAAGGTGCTGTCGATGTTGCGCGGGGGTGCCACGCGGTTCCCTGCTGTGCCTCAGATGTTTGCGGCGATTATGCAGCATTTGGACGAAGCGGGTGAGGATTTGAACGCACCTAGTTTGGTGAATTTGGTGACGGGGGGTGCGCCGCTCGACCCTGGGCTTAAAGCGCGGGTGGAAAAGGTGTTTGGGCTGCCGCTGAACAATGGGTATGGGATGACTGAAACTTCCCCGTCGATTTCCAGCACGCACAATGATCATCCACGCGAGGATGTGGGGGTTGGCGTGCCTTATGACTGGATTGATGTGCGGATATGGGAACCAAACAAAGACGGGGTTGGCGAAATCCAAGTGCGCGGCGACAATGTGATGCGCGGGTATTATCGTGCGCCAGACAAAACCGCCGAAGTGATGACGAAGGATGGTTTTTTCCGCACGGGCGACCTTGGGCGGTTTGATGAAGGCGGTGGGTTGCATGTGGTGGGGCGCAGCAAGGAGCTGATTATTCGGTCTGGGTTCAATGTGTATCCGCCTGAAATAGAAGCGATGCTGTCAAAGCACCCGAACGTGTATCAAGTGGCGGTGATTGGACGGCAGGTGCCCGGCAACGAAGAAATACTGGCATTTGTGAAGGTGACGGGCGATGTGGGGGAAGACGCGCTGAAGGCGTGGCTGAAGGATAGGTTGGTGGCGTATAAAGTGCCAAGCCATGTGTTTGTGGTGGACGCCTATCCTGCGGCGGCAACGGGTAAGATTTTGAAGCATAAACTATTAGGGCATTTCGCGGATTTGATTGCGGAGCGGGATAGCTAG